The Populus trichocarpa isolate Nisqually-1 chromosome 2, P.trichocarpa_v4.1, whole genome shotgun sequence genome has a window encoding:
- the LOC7453954 gene encoding vesicle-associated protein 1-2, with product MSTDELLSIEPQELQFPFELRKQISCSLRLLNKSDYYVAFKIKTTNPKKYCVRPNTGVVLPRSTCDVIVTMQAQKEMPPDMQCKDKFLLQSVITSPGATPKDITPEMFNKEAGHEVEECKLRVAYVAPPRPPSPVHEGSEEGSSPRVSVSDNGNLSSSEQTAVSRSYVQGPEPEENSSEERALISKLTEERNSAIQEKKQLQQELELLRHHPSKSRGGIPFTYIILVGLVGIILGYLMKRT from the exons ATGAGTACCGATGAGCTTCTCAGCATCGAGCCTCAAGAGCTCCAATTCCCTT TTGAATTAAGGAAGCAGATCTCGTGTTCTCTCCGGTTGTTAAATAAGAGTGACTATTATGTTGCTTTCAag attaAGACAACAAATCCAAAGAAGTATTGTGTTAGGCCTAACACAGGAGTCGTGTTGCCAAGGTCCACTTGTGATGTTATAG TTACAATGCAAGCACAAAAGGAGATGCCACCTGATATGCAATGCAAGGACAAGTTCTTACTTCAGAGTGTAATTACAAGTCCTGGAGCTACACCTAAGGATATCACTCCAGAGATG TTTAATAAGGAGGCAGGACATGAAGTTGAAGAGTGCAAATTGAGGGTTGCTTATGTTGCTCCACCTAGACCACCGTCGCCGGTGCATGAAGGATCAGAGGAAGGTTCTTCACCTAGAGTTTCTGTGTCGGATAATGGGAATCTTAGTTCTTCTGAACAGACTGCT GTTTCACGGTCTTATGTCCAGGGACCAGAACCTGAAGAAAACTCGTCTGAG GAAAGGGCTCTTATTTCCAAGCTGACAGAGGAAAGAAATTCTGCTATTCAGGAAAAAAAGCAACTTCAGCAAGAACTG GAGCTGTTGAGGCATCATCCTAGCAAAAGTCGAGGAGGTATCCCCTTCACGTACATAATTCTTGTTGGCTTGGTAGGCATCATTTTGGGGTACCTCATGAAAAGGACATGA